In the genome of Desulfolucanica intricata, the window CAGAAACTTGATATAGGGGATATTATTGGAGTAAAGGGTAAAGTCTTTAAAACAAAAAAAGGTGAAATAACTGTAGAAATTCAGAATTTAGTGCTGTTAGCAAAATCTTTACGTCCTTTACCTGAGAAATGGCATGGTTTAAAAGATGTTGAATTGCGATACCGTCAAAGGTATGTTGATTTAACTGTAAACCCTGAAGTAAAAAAGGTGTTTATTGCCAGAAGCAGGATAATTCGCTGTATACGTAATTTATTAGATAAAAAAGGATTTTTAGAAGTTGAGACTCCGATGATGCATCCAATTGCAGGTGGTGCAACCGCACGCCCCTTTATTACGCACCATAATGCTTTGGATATGGAGTTGTATTTGCGTATTGCCCCTGAATTATATTTAAAAAGATTACTCGTTGGCGGTTTTGACAGGGTATATGAAATCAATCGTAATTTTCGAAATGAAGGTATTTCCACAAAACATAATCCGGAATTTACAATGATGGAGCTTTATCAGGCTTATGCCGACTATAATGATATGATGGAAATGGCTGAATACTTAGTATATAATGCGGCGATGGAGGTTGTTGGTACACCTGTTATCACTTATCAGGATCAAGAAATTGATCTTACCCCGCCATGGACAAGGCTGCCTATGCTTGATGCAGTAAAAAAATACAGTGGGCTTGATTTTGCCGAACTTAAATCTGCGGAGGAAGCTGCTAAGGCAGCTAAGAGTTTAGGTCTGGAAGTCAGTTCTACTGAATCATGGGGGGAGATTCTAAATACTGTGTTTGAGGAGATGGTTGAGCCTAATTTAATTCAACCTACATTTGTATTGGATTATCCTGTAGAGATTTCACCCTTAGCTAAGAAAAAGGATGACCCCTTAAATCTAACTTATCGTTTTGAACTATTTATTTATGGCAGGGAAATGGCTAATGCTTTTTCTGAGTTAAACGACCCGATAGATCAGAAAAGCAGATTCCTAAAACAAGTTGAACAAAGGCGCAGCGGTGATGATGAAGCTCATATGATGGATGAAGATTATATTCAGGCTTTGGAGTATGGAATGCCCCCCGCCGGAGGATTGGGCATCGGTATAGATCGGCTCGT includes:
- the lysS gene encoding lysine--tRNA ligase translates to MRVRREKLHELIENGYRPYGDKYDRTHFASEILDAYEQFEGQVVSIAGRLMAKRGHGKAGFANLQDSTGNIQLYARLNDLGKEKYELFQKLDIGDIIGVKGKVFKTKKGEITVEIQNLVLLAKSLRPLPEKWHGLKDVELRYRQRYVDLTVNPEVKKVFIARSRIIRCIRNLLDKKGFLEVETPMMHPIAGGATARPFITHHNALDMELYLRIAPELYLKRLLVGGFDRVYEINRNFRNEGISTKHNPEFTMMELYQAYADYNDMMEMAEYLVYNAAMEVVGTPVITYQDQEIDLTPPWTRLPMLDAVKKYSGLDFAELKSAEEAAKAAKSLGLEVSSTESWGEILNTVFEEMVEPNLIQPTFVLDYPVEISPLAKKKDDPLNLTYRFELFIYGREMANAFSELNDPIDQKSRFLKQVEQRRSGDDEAHMMDEDYIQALEYGMPPAGGLGIGIDRLVMLLTNSFSIRDVILFPLLKPRE